One Onychostoma macrolepis isolate SWU-2019 chromosome 15, ASM1243209v1, whole genome shotgun sequence DNA segment encodes these proteins:
- the LOC131554244 gene encoding zinc finger protein 271-like, translated as MSDPEPSRIKHEDTEEQTGTEVKEIDDMSDPEPSRIKHEDTEEQTDCIDVKQQSHEVNEVEEKHCKIKTSRKKAKQLHTCSQCGKSFREKGVLKKHMRVHTGEKPYTCPQCGKSFAAASSLSYHLLIHSGENPFSCDQCGKKFISSSHLKQHLTVHSDEKPHVCSYCGKSFSWLASYKQHQKTHDEVRDHVCCECGKSFTRADCLKQHQRIHTREKSYKCSYCDKSFNRAEHLKVHERVHTGEKPYCCTQCGKSFADASGLSYHLHIHSGEKQFSCDQCGKKFISSSHLKSHLTVHSDEKPHVCSFCGKSFSRLDVCKQHQKTHDEVRDHMCFECGKSFTAAGDLKRHQRIHTGEKPYKCSYCNKSFTVSATLKIHERVHTGEKPYHCTQCGKSFTQSTNLVSHIKKHCSVSDYKEELMDIFKMDLIDWFGEVLTCAPESPASPLVPSSSCPPVFPPNLPLPPPLKPASSSPPSPLMPSHWLHRGLLDPRLRISHLSLQLCLGPPNPQFRLSICSVPPGSPPPAAQSPSVGPLVLSVPSPPWLLPPSTPPWAAILAGLWIATWLLLLWAPPWLLPPSTPPWTYVLSPPRLPGSDYRRPAAYPAPPVIRLDCIEVKQQRHELNEVEEKHCKIKTSRKKAKQLHTCSQCGKSFREKGVLKKHMRIHTGEKPYTCPQCGKSFTDASNLRKHLLFHSGEKPFSCDQCDKKFISSSSLKAHMTVHLAEKPHVCSYCGKSFSWLASYKKHQKIHDEVRDHVCCECGKSFTAADRLKRHQRIHTGEKPYKCSYCDKSFIQSGDLKKHERVHTGEKPYCCTQCGKSFADASSLSYHLHIHSGEKPFSCDQCSKKFGSSSHLKSHLTIHSGEKPHVCSFCGKSFSRLDVCKQHQKTHEEVRDHVCCECGKSFTAAGDLKRHQRIHTGEKPYKCSYCNKSFTESGNLKVHERVHTGEKPYHCTQCGKSFSHSVTLVSHIKKHCSVSE; from the exons GTACAGAAGTTAAAGAGATTGACGACATGAGTGATCCAGAACCAtccagaataaaacatgaagatactgaggaacaaacag actGTATAGATGTAAAACAGCAAAGCCATGAGGTGAATGAAGTGGAGGAGAAACACTGTAAAATCAAAACTTCAAGAAAAAAAGCCAAACAGCTGCACACCTGCTCACAGTGCGGAAAGAGTTTCAGAGAAAAAGGAGTCCTTAAGAAGCACATGAGagtccacactggagagaaaccgtacacatgccctcagtgtggaaagagttttgctGCAGCATCAAGTCTCAGTTATCATCTGCTCATTCACTCTGGAGAAAATCCATTtagctgtgatcagtgtggtaaaaagtttatttcttcatcacaTCTAAAACAACACCTGACAGTTCATTCAGATGAGAAACCTCATGTGTGTTCTtactgtggaaagagtttttcatggCTGGCCAGTTATAAACAGCACCAGAAAACACATGATGAAGTGAGAGATCATGTGTGTTGTGAGTGTGGGAAGAGCTTTACTAGAGCTGACTGTCTGAAACAGCACCAAAGAATTCATACCAGAGAAAAATCTTACAAGTGCTCATACTGTGACAAGAGTTTCAATCGAGCTGAACATCTTAAAGTACATGAgcgagttcatactggagagaagccgtactgttgtactcagtgtggaaagagttttgctGATGCATCAGGTCTCAGTTATCATCTACACATTCACTCTGGAGAAAAGCAATTtagctgtgatcagtgtggtaaaaagtttatttcttcatcacaTCTAAAAAGTCACCTGACAGTTCATTCAGATGAGAAGCCTCATGTGTGCTCTttctgtggaaagagtttttcaagGCTAGATGTTTGTAAACagcatcagaaaacacatgatGAAGTAAGAGAtcacatgtgctttgagtgtgggAAGAGCTTTACTGCAGCTGGTGATCTGAAACGGCACCAAAGGATTcatactggagaaaaaccttacaagtgCTCATACTGTAACAAGAGTTTCACTGTGTCAGCAACCCTGAAAATACATGAgcgagttcatactggagagaagccgtatcactgtactcagtgtggaaagagtttcactcaGTCAACAAATCTAGTGTCTCATATTAAAAAGCATTGTTCTGTGTCAGA CTATAAAGAGGAACTCATGGACATTTTCAAGATGGACCTTATAGACTGGTTTGGAGAAGTATTAACCTGTGCTCCTGaatctcctgcgtctccgctggttccgtccagctcatGTCCTCCTGTGTTCCCTCCCAACCTCCCTCTCCCGCCTCCTCTCAAACCAGCTAGTTCCTCACCTCCATCtccgctgatgcct TCGCACTGGCTCCACCGTGGTCTTCTGGATCCCCGCCTCCGCATCAGTCACCTGAGCCTTCAGCTCTGCCTTGGCCCTCCGAATCCTCAGTTTCGCCTCTCCATCTGCTCTGTTCCACCTGGGTCTCCACCTCCAGCAGCTCAGTCTCCGTCAGTTGGTCCCCTGGTGTTGTCGGTCccttctccaccatggctcctcccgcCGTCAACTCCACCGTGGGCTGCCATCCTGGCTGGCCTCTGGATTGCCacctggctcctcctgctctgggctcctccctggctcctcccaccCTCCACTCCCCCATGGACTtatgtttt ATCTCCTCCCAGACTGCCGGGGTCGGATTACCGGCGTCCAGCTGCTTACCCAGCTCCTCCAGTAATTCGACTTG actGCATAGAAGTAAAACAGCAAAGACATGAGCTGAATGAAGTGGAGGAGAAACACTGTAAAATCAAAACCTCAAGAAAAAAAGCCAAACAGCTGCACACCTGCTCACAGTGCGGAAAGAGTTTCAGAGAAAAAGGAGTCCTTAAGAAGCACATGagaatccacactggagagaaaccgtacacatgccctcagtgtggaaagagttttactgATGCATCAAATCTCCGTAAACATCTGCTCTTTCACTCTGGAGAAAAGCCATTtagctgtgatcagtgtgataaaaagtttatttcttcatcaagTCTAAAAGCACACATGACAGTTCATTTAGCTGAGAAACCTCATGTGTGTTCTtactgtggaaagagtttttcatggCTGGCCAGTTATAAAAAGCACCAGAAAATACATGACGAAGTGAGAGATCATGTGTGTTGTGAGTGTGGGAAGAGCTTCACTGCAGCTGACCGCCTGAAACGGCACCaaaggattcacactggagaaaaaccttacaagtgCTCATACTGTGACAAGAGTTTCATTCAGTCTGGAGACCTGAAAAAGCATGAgcgagttcatactggagagaagccgtactgttgtactcagtgtggaaagagttttgctGATGCATCAAGTCTCAGTTATCATCTACACATTCACTCTGGAGAAAAGCCATTTAGCTGTGATCAGTGTAGTAAAAAGTTTGGTTCATCATCACATCTAAAAAGTCACCTGACCATTCATTCAGGGGAGAAGCCTCATGTGTGTTCCttctgtggaaagagtttttcaagGCTAGATGTTTGTAAACAGCATCAGAAAACGCATGAAGAAGTGAGAGATCATGTGTGTTGTGAGTGTGGGAAGAGCTTTACTGCAGCTGGTGATCTGAAACGGCACCAAAGAATTcatactggagaaaaaccttacaagtgCTCATACTGTAACAAGAGTTTCACTGAGTCTGGAAACCTGAAAGTTCATGAgcgagttcatactggagagaagccgtatcactgtactcagtgtggaaagagtttcagtcaTTCAGTAACTCTAGTGTCTCATATTAAAAAGCATTGTTCTGTGTCAGAGTGA